The Paenibacillus mucilaginosus 3016 genome includes the window CCGTCGCCCAAATGACGGCAGCCGGCTGCTCCTCGGAGCCGTCCGCAAAACGGACCCGCTCTCCCTCGGCCCCAGTCACCTCCGGCTTCCAGCGGATACGGCCGGTCCCGATGAGCTCCCGCAGCTCCAGGCCGAAGATCGGGTCGGGACGCCGGCGCATCGCGCGCCCCACCACCGAATTCCGCGGGGCCGCGAACAGTCCCAGCGTGTTCATCCAGCCGAACGTGCTGCGGCCGAGCATCGTCAGCGGGAGCAGGCGGACCGGCCGGCGGGAAGCAAGCAGCACCGGCCGGTCCGCCGCCAGCTCGGCGGCAATCTGCGCGCCGGAGTTGCCGCAGCCGGCCACGAGCACCGGGCCCGGAGGCAGCTGGTCCGGGCGGCGGTAGGCCGCCGAGTGCAGCTGGGCGATGCGGGGCGCCAGCGCCGAAGCAAAGCCCGGCACCCGCGGCTGGCCAAAGGCGCCCCCGGCGGCAATGACGGCGCGCGCCGTATAGACGCTGCCGGCTGCCGTTACCGCCGCGAAGCCGGCGCCGTGCCGCTTCAGCGTCCCGACCCGCGTCCCGCTGCGGACGGAGAGGCCGAAATGCCGCGCATAGCGCAGCAGGTAATCGGCCAGCTCGTCCTTCCCCGGGAAGCCTTCCGGGTCGCCGGGCAGCGCCAGCCCCGGCAGCCCGCTCAGCCGGCGCGGGGTGAACAGCCGCAGCGAATCATAGCGGCTGCGCCAGGATGCCCCCGGCTCCGCGC containing:
- a CDS encoding flavin-containing monooxygenase — translated: MSWDAEVLIIGGGQAGLACAQALAERGREALILDAGAEPGASWRSRYDSLRLFTPRRLSGLPGLALPGDPEGFPGKDELADYLLRYARHFGLSVRSGTRVGTLKRHGAGFAAVTAAGSVYTARAVIAAGGAFGQPRVPGFASALAPRIAQLHSAAYRRPDQLPPGPVLVAGCGNSGAQIAAELAADRPVLLASRRPVRLLPLTMLGRSTFGWMNTLGLFAAPRNSVVGRAMRRRPDPIFGLELRELIGTGRIRWKPEVTGAEGERVRFADGSEEQPAAVIWATGFRPDLGWIDVEGAADELGLPRHHRGVSPVAGLYFAGLPWQHTRSSALICGAGRDAAYAAEHIAAYLQDHRPI